A section of the Subtercola frigoramans genome encodes:
- the rpsO gene encoding 30S ribosomal protein S15 codes for MPLTPDAKKAIIDEYATHPGDTGSPEVQVAMLTTRILDLTEHLKFHKHDHHSRRGLLLLVGQRRRLLGYLQSVDIERYRALIARLGLRR; via the coding sequence ATGCCATTAACGCCAGATGCCAAGAAAGCCATCATTGACGAATACGCCACCCACCCAGGTGACACCGGGTCTCCCGAGGTTCAGGTTGCGATGCTCACCACACGCATCCTCGACCTCACCGAGCACCTGAAGTTTCACAAGCACGACCACCACTCACGTCGTGGCCTGCTTCTGCTGGTTGGCCAGCGTCGTCGTCTGCTCGGTTACCTCCAGAGCGTCGACATCGAGCGTTACCGCGCGCTGATCGCGCGTCTGGGGCTGCGCCGCTAA
- a CDS encoding polyribonucleotide nucleotidyltransferase, translated as MEGPEIKFAEAVLDNGSFGTRTIRFETGRLAQQAQGAVAAYLDEETMLLSATSVSKHPKDNFDFFPLTIDVEERSYAAGKIPGSFFRREGRPSTEAILVCRLIDRPLRPSFVTGLRNEVQVVITVLSIAPGEFYDALAINAASASSQISGVPFSGPIGAVRLALIGSQWVAFPTAAQLADAVFDIVVAGRVVTDKNGNDDVAIMMVEAEATEHSWNLIQAGATKPDEAVVSQGLQASKPFIKQLVGAQVVLAQQSAKEIAHYPVFLPYSKESYGNVAGLAYDELVRIYQIADKIERQDADDALKERVKVAITEKVEAGAIPATVLTEFSAAYKSVTKVVVRGRILRDGIRIDGRGLSDIRPLDAEVEVIPRVHGSAIFQRGETQILGVTTLNMLKMEQQIDSLSPVTKKRYMHHYNFPPYSTGETGRVGTPKRREIGHGFLAERALVPVLPSREEFPYAIRQVSEALGSNGSTSMGSVCASTLSLLNAGVPLRAPVAGIAMGLVSDEVDGETRYAALTDILGAEDALGDMDFKVAGTSEFITAIQLDTKLDGIPTSVLDGALGQAKAARTAILEVLNAAISTPDEMAPTAPRVISVQIPVDKIGELIGPKGKTINQIQDDTGADISIEDDGTVYIGAVDGPSAEAARMAVNAIANPLNPEVGERFLGTVVKIATFGAFVSLMPGKDGLLHISEVRKLAGGKRVENVEDVLGVGQKIQVEITKIDDRGKLSLAPVIDEAVPADTEGSAAHSAGPEAPAEGAEV; from the coding sequence ATGGAGGGTCCAGAAATCAAATTCGCCGAAGCCGTTCTCGACAACGGTTCGTTCGGCACTCGTACGATCCGTTTCGAAACGGGTCGTCTGGCGCAGCAGGCACAGGGTGCCGTCGCCGCCTACCTCGATGAAGAAACCATGCTGTTGAGCGCCACGAGCGTCTCGAAGCACCCGAAAGACAACTTCGACTTCTTCCCGCTCACCATCGACGTCGAAGAGCGCTCGTATGCAGCAGGCAAGATCCCCGGCTCGTTCTTCCGTCGTGAAGGCCGCCCCTCGACCGAGGCCATCCTCGTCTGCCGCCTGATCGACCGGCCGCTGCGCCCGTCGTTCGTCACCGGACTCCGCAACGAGGTCCAGGTCGTCATCACCGTGCTGAGCATCGCTCCCGGCGAGTTCTACGACGCTCTGGCCATCAACGCCGCCTCGGCGTCGAGCCAGATCTCGGGTGTTCCGTTCTCCGGCCCGATCGGTGCGGTTCGCCTCGCGCTGATCGGTAGCCAGTGGGTCGCATTCCCGACCGCCGCGCAGCTCGCAGACGCCGTGTTCGACATCGTGGTTGCCGGTCGTGTCGTCACCGACAAGAACGGCAATGACGACGTCGCCATCATGATGGTCGAGGCTGAGGCCACCGAGCACAGCTGGAACCTGATCCAGGCCGGCGCCACCAAGCCCGACGAGGCTGTTGTCAGCCAGGGTCTCCAGGCCTCGAAGCCCTTCATCAAGCAGCTCGTCGGCGCGCAGGTCGTTCTCGCCCAACAGTCCGCGAAGGAGATCGCACACTACCCGGTCTTCCTGCCGTACTCGAAGGAGTCCTACGGCAACGTCGCCGGTCTCGCCTACGACGAGCTCGTGCGTATCTACCAGATCGCCGACAAGATCGAGCGCCAGGATGCCGATGATGCCCTCAAGGAGCGTGTCAAGGTCGCCATCACCGAGAAGGTCGAAGCTGGCGCCATCCCCGCGACTGTGCTCACCGAGTTCTCGGCGGCGTACAAGTCGGTCACCAAGGTGGTCGTTCGCGGCCGTATCCTCCGTGACGGAATCCGCATCGACGGCCGTGGACTCTCCGACATCCGCCCGCTGGATGCCGAGGTCGAGGTCATTCCCCGCGTGCACGGTTCGGCGATCTTCCAGCGCGGCGAGACCCAGATCCTGGGCGTCACCACGCTGAACATGCTGAAGATGGAGCAGCAGATCGACTCGCTGAGCCCCGTCACCAAGAAGCGTTACATGCACCACTACAACTTCCCGCCCTACTCGACCGGTGAGACCGGCCGGGTCGGTACCCCGAAGCGTCGCGAGATCGGCCACGGCTTCCTCGCCGAGCGTGCCCTCGTGCCGGTCCTGCCCAGCCGTGAAGAATTCCCCTACGCCATCCGCCAGGTCTCAGAAGCTCTGGGATCGAACGGTTCGACGTCGATGGGTTCGGTCTGCGCGTCGACTCTGTCGCTGCTCAACGCTGGTGTGCCGCTGCGCGCCCCGGTTGCCGGCATCGCCATGGGCCTCGTCTCCGACGAGGTCGACGGTGAGACCCGCTACGCTGCCCTCACCGACATCCTCGGTGCAGAAGATGCTCTCGGCGACATGGACTTCAAGGTCGCCGGAACGAGTGAGTTCATCACGGCCATCCAGCTCGACACCAAGCTCGACGGCATTCCGACGTCGGTGCTCGATGGCGCACTCGGCCAGGCCAAGGCTGCACGCACTGCGATCCTCGAGGTGCTGAACGCTGCGATCTCCACGCCTGACGAGATGGCACCGACCGCCCCCCGCGTGATCTCGGTGCAGATCCCGGTCGACAAGATCGGCGAGCTGATCGGCCCGAAGGGCAAGACGATCAACCAGATCCAGGACGACACCGGAGCCGACATCTCGATCGAAGACGATGGCACCGTATATATCGGCGCTGTCGACGGCCCCTCGGCCGAGGCTGCTCGCATGGCGGTCAACGCCATTGCGAACCCGCTGAACCCCGAGGTCGGCGAGCGGTTCCTGGGAACGGTCGTCAAGATCGCGACCTTCGGTGCGTTCGTGTCGCTCATGCCCGGTAAAGACGGCCTGCTTCACATCAGCGAGGTTCGAAAGCTCGCCGGTGGCAAGCGTGTCGAGAACGTCGAAGACGTGCTCGGCGTCGGCCAGAAGATCCAGGTCGAGATCACCAAGATCGACGACCGCGGAAAGCTCTCGCTCGCTCCGGTGATCGACGAGGCAGTCCCTGCAGACACCGAAGGTTCCGCAGCGCACAGCGCGGGCCCCGAGGCACCCGCAGAAGGCGCCGAAGTATAG
- a CDS encoding NADP-dependent oxidoreductase gives MSQAAKTTESVQFSEFGGVDVLDLVEIPMPHPAPGEVLVEVLASGINHIEAYIRQGLFANEIAVSKPQAQGSDFAGIVLEVGEGVTQFKRHSEVLGHSRLSAQAYHIVVPAENLVPKPKDLSWEVAGSLFLAGLAAHDLVESVHLKAGETIVVSAAAGGVGSIEIQLAKLKGANVIGTCGERNFDYLRQLGIKPVVYGEGLVDRIRELAPDGVAAYLDNFGQDGKAIADELGVVPSRFKSSDDRKRIELAAIVPDSEGAKHNTTVLTELAHLAADHKISVLISGYYPLGFVRQAFDDLEKRHARGKIVLGMKPAHSYGVTKARDIADARP, from the coding sequence ATGAGCCAGGCAGCAAAGACAACGGAGTCCGTGCAGTTCAGCGAGTTCGGGGGAGTTGACGTTCTCGATCTTGTCGAGATCCCGATGCCGCACCCGGCACCTGGGGAAGTACTCGTCGAGGTTCTGGCCTCGGGAATCAACCACATCGAGGCGTACATCAGGCAGGGTCTCTTCGCGAACGAGATCGCCGTGTCGAAGCCCCAGGCCCAGGGCAGCGACTTCGCCGGGATCGTGCTCGAGGTCGGCGAGGGTGTCACGCAGTTCAAGCGTCACTCCGAGGTGCTCGGGCACTCGAGACTCTCGGCGCAGGCGTACCACATCGTCGTTCCGGCAGAGAATCTCGTGCCGAAGCCGAAGGACCTCTCCTGGGAGGTGGCAGGTTCTCTCTTTCTTGCCGGCCTCGCGGCCCACGACCTCGTCGAATCCGTGCATCTGAAGGCAGGGGAGACCATTGTGGTGTCGGCAGCGGCCGGCGGCGTCGGCAGCATCGAGATCCAGCTCGCGAAGCTCAAGGGTGCCAACGTGATCGGCACGTGCGGCGAGCGAAATTTCGACTATCTCAGGCAGCTCGGAATCAAGCCGGTCGTCTACGGCGAGGGCCTCGTTGACCGCATTCGCGAGCTCGCTCCCGACGGTGTTGCCGCCTACCTCGACAACTTCGGGCAAGACGGCAAGGCAATCGCGGACGAACTCGGTGTCGTGCCCTCGCGTTTCAAGTCGAGTGACGACCGCAAGAGAATAGAGCTCGCGGCGATCGTGCCCGACAGTGAGGGTGCAAAGCACAACACGACGGTTCTCACCGAGCTCGCCCACCTCGCCGCCGATCACAAGATCTCGGTACTCATCTCGGGCTATTACCCCCTGGGGTTCGTGCGCCAGGCCTTCGACGATCTGGAGAAGCGCCACGCCCGGGGCAAGATCGTGCTCGGAATGAAGCCAGCCCACAGCTACGGCGTCACAAAGGCCAGAGACATAGCCGACGCCCGGCCCTGA
- a CDS encoding M16 family metallopeptidase, which produces MNGAVALPLDLPELSLTASGDALVRRSVLPSGIRVLSERVPGARSATVGFWVAVGSRDELGAEPALGDMAALPSRFGSTHFLEHLLFKGTPTRSALEIAVSFDEVGGEHNALTGKEYTCYYAKVQDKDLPMAVSVLADMFTSSVLDEAEFENERGVILEELAMADDDPNDVVGERLFEAVLGDHPLGRPIGGDNDTIRGVTRSAVWQHYLANYRPNDLVVTVAGAVDHDELVALVTASVSAAGWDLSAAARPVERRAPLAASVTRGSALSLTTRPNEQAVVMLGYPGLVATDDRRSTLSVLNSVLGGGMSSRLFQEVREKRGLAYSVYSFASGYSDAGVFGLYAGCSPKNVGVVSELLVAEFTRLAESGVTADELRRANGQLSGSAALSLEDSDTRMSRLGRSEITTGEFADLDVALGRLAEVTAADVQALAQEILSRPLSVAAVGAVEASAFDSVLGSASGSTEATAAGPVLVGS; this is translated from the coding sequence ATGAACGGTGCTGTTGCTCTCCCTCTTGACCTGCCCGAGCTGTCTCTCACCGCATCGGGAGATGCGCTTGTCAGGCGATCGGTTCTCCCCAGCGGAATACGCGTACTGAGTGAGCGTGTTCCCGGTGCACGAAGCGCCACCGTCGGTTTCTGGGTGGCGGTGGGTTCACGCGACGAGCTCGGTGCGGAACCTGCGCTCGGCGACATGGCTGCTCTCCCGTCTCGCTTCGGATCCACGCATTTTCTCGAACACCTGCTGTTCAAGGGCACCCCCACACGCTCGGCTCTCGAGATCGCCGTCTCGTTCGACGAGGTGGGCGGGGAACACAATGCCCTCACCGGCAAGGAGTACACCTGCTACTACGCCAAGGTGCAGGACAAAGACCTGCCGATGGCCGTCTCAGTGCTCGCCGACATGTTCACCTCGTCTGTGCTCGATGAGGCAGAGTTCGAGAACGAACGCGGCGTGATTCTCGAAGAGCTGGCGATGGCCGACGACGACCCGAACGACGTTGTGGGTGAGCGGTTGTTCGAAGCGGTGCTGGGCGATCATCCACTCGGTCGTCCCATCGGTGGCGACAACGACACGATTCGTGGCGTGACTCGCAGTGCCGTCTGGCAGCACTACCTGGCGAACTACCGCCCGAACGACCTCGTCGTCACGGTCGCCGGCGCCGTCGACCACGACGAACTCGTCGCGCTGGTGACGGCTTCGGTGAGTGCGGCGGGCTGGGACCTCTCTGCAGCGGCACGCCCGGTCGAACGCCGTGCCCCGCTTGCCGCGAGCGTCACACGCGGCTCGGCCCTGTCACTGACGACACGGCCCAACGAACAGGCCGTCGTCATGCTCGGGTACCCCGGGCTGGTCGCGACCGATGACCGCCGTTCGACCCTGAGTGTTCTCAATTCGGTGCTGGGCGGCGGCATGTCGTCGCGGCTCTTCCAGGAGGTGCGGGAGAAACGCGGGCTTGCGTACTCTGTGTACTCGTTCGCCTCAGGTTACTCAGACGCCGGTGTCTTCGGTCTTTACGCCGGATGCTCGCCGAAGAACGTCGGCGTCGTGAGTGAGTTGCTCGTGGCCGAGTTCACCCGTCTCGCCGAGAGCGGTGTCACGGCCGACGAACTCCGCCGCGCCAACGGCCAGCTCTCCGGGTCGGCGGCACTCTCGCTCGAGGACTCCGACACGCGCATGTCGAGGCTCGGGCGATCGGAGATCACCACCGGTGAATTCGCCGACCTCGACGTAGCACTCGGCCGGCTTGCCGAAGTGACGGCCGCTGACGTGCAGGCGCTGGCGCAGGAGATACTCTCGCGCCCGCTCTCGGTCGCGGCTGTCGGAGCGGTCGAGGCTTCAGCGTTCGACTCGGTTCTCGGCAGTGCTTCAGGCTCAACCGAGGCGACGGCCGCCGGCCCGGTTCTGGTGGGATCATGA
- a CDS encoding histidine phosphatase family protein, whose translation MTVGHVLYLVRHGEQVDAEYGVADGPLSPRGERQARLIADRLGGVPFDNVWHSPLQRAAETAAIMGKQLPALDPKPSPLLFDCVPTEYSPEMPHAFEPFFNAVSEEEVDAGRAQMSDAIAEFLTPSRETRHDLLITHNFVIGWFVREALSAPGWRWVGVNQANCGLTIIRYRSGRMPELVTHNDLGHLPVELRTGLADPQPY comes from the coding sequence ATGACGGTCGGGCACGTGCTCTACCTCGTGCGCCACGGCGAGCAGGTCGATGCCGAGTACGGTGTCGCCGACGGCCCTCTGTCGCCGCGCGGTGAACGCCAGGCACGGTTGATCGCCGATCGCCTCGGCGGGGTTCCGTTCGACAACGTCTGGCATTCGCCCCTGCAGCGCGCCGCTGAGACTGCCGCGATCATGGGCAAGCAGTTGCCGGCACTCGACCCCAAACCGTCGCCGTTGCTGTTCGACTGCGTTCCAACCGAGTACTCGCCTGAAATGCCTCACGCCTTCGAACCGTTCTTCAACGCCGTGAGCGAGGAAGAGGTCGATGCAGGGCGGGCCCAGATGTCCGATGCGATCGCCGAATTCCTCACTCCGTCGCGTGAGACCCGCCATGACCTGCTGATCACGCACAACTTTGTCATCGGCTGGTTCGTACGCGAGGCTCTCAGCGCGCCGGGGTGGCGCTGGGTCGGGGTCAACCAGGCGAATTGCGGTCTCACGATCATCCGGTATCGCAGCGGCCGCATGCCTGAACTGGTGACGCACAACGATCTGGGCCACCTGCCGGTCGAATTGCGCACGGGGCTCGCCGATCCGCAGCCCTACTGA
- a CDS encoding GNAT family N-acetyltransferase, with the protein MHLREAAVTEPDSIRLLGDYFGSRELEFTEVGGVYTTRFPEAETFTPPAGVFLLVIDDDNAAVGCGGIRLLPQAAADNAPGTAGERARQLEAGTVTEATPVRFEVKHVWLSEAARGKGWAIALMNELERRAHEFGATQLVLDTNARLTAAARLYTRLGYEQTEPYNDNANATNWYAKQLS; encoded by the coding sequence ATGCACCTGCGTGAGGCCGCCGTGACAGAGCCGGATTCCATCCGACTACTGGGTGACTACTTCGGCAGCCGGGAACTCGAATTCACCGAGGTCGGAGGCGTGTACACCACCCGGTTCCCTGAGGCCGAGACCTTCACGCCCCCCGCCGGGGTGTTCCTGCTCGTGATTGACGACGACAACGCCGCAGTGGGGTGCGGGGGCATCAGGCTGCTCCCCCAGGCAGCCGCGGATAACGCTCCGGGCACCGCTGGCGAGCGTGCCAGGCAGCTCGAAGCGGGCACAGTCACCGAGGCGACTCCCGTGCGCTTCGAGGTGAAGCACGTCTGGCTCAGTGAAGCCGCCCGCGGCAAGGGCTGGGCGATCGCACTGATGAATGAGTTGGAGCGGCGAGCTCACGAGTTCGGTGCGACGCAGCTCGTTCTCGACACGAATGCGCGCCTCACTGCCGCCGCCCGGCTCTATACCCGACTCGGCTACGAGCAGACGGAACCCTACAACGACAATGCGAACGCGACGAATTGGTACGCAAAACAGCTTTCGTAG
- the dapB gene encoding 4-hydroxy-tetrahydrodipicolinate reductase, whose protein sequence is MSTKVAVVGATGKMGQLATRLIEGSTEFEVFASLGSKDSFDRMLGADLVLDVTVPGVSQGVVDFAVAHGLNVLVGTSGWSGDRILALEHTLAALPDTGVVIVPNFSLGSVLATAFSAMAAQFYDSIEIIEAHGSTKVDSPSGTAVRTAELIGEARAGVGPVSAPHTDQRARGQQVASIPVHSLRLRGVVAKQDVILGGTGEVLTISHETISPSAYETGILLGLRAAVSARGVIVGLDKLLNLSALLAAPRSAADSGWAPEPESVSGQAARATIA, encoded by the coding sequence ATGAGTACGAAGGTTGCCGTTGTCGGCGCGACGGGCAAGATGGGCCAGCTGGCAACACGACTGATCGAAGGCAGCACCGAGTTCGAGGTGTTCGCCTCCCTCGGCTCGAAGGACTCCTTCGATCGGATGCTCGGTGCAGACCTCGTTCTCGACGTGACCGTTCCCGGGGTGAGCCAGGGAGTCGTCGACTTCGCTGTCGCCCACGGGCTCAATGTGCTGGTGGGTACGAGCGGATGGTCGGGTGACCGTATTCTCGCCCTCGAACACACTCTTGCAGCCCTCCCTGACACGGGCGTCGTGATTGTGCCGAACTTCTCGCTCGGCTCGGTTCTGGCAACGGCCTTCTCTGCCATGGCTGCGCAGTTCTACGATTCGATCGAGATCATCGAGGCTCACGGCTCCACCAAGGTCGACTCGCCTTCCGGCACTGCCGTGAGAACGGCCGAACTGATCGGCGAGGCCCGCGCCGGTGTCGGGCCCGTCTCTGCGCCGCACACCGACCAGCGGGCCAGGGGCCAGCAGGTCGCCAGCATTCCCGTTCACAGTCTGCGGCTTCGCGGAGTCGTCGCCAAGCAGGATGTGATCCTCGGCGGAACGGGGGAGGTGCTCACCATCAGCCACGAGACCATCTCCCCGAGTGCCTATGAAACGGGAATCCTCCTCGGCCTGCGGGCGGCCGTCAGTGCGCGCGGAGTGATCGTCGGCCTCGACAAACTGCTGAATCTGTCTGCTCTTCTCGCGGCCCCACGTTCGGCCGCCGACAGCGGCTGGGCGCCGGAGCCCGAGAGTGTCTCCGGCCAGGCCGCCCGGGCGACGATCGCCTGA
- a CDS encoding tetratricopeptide repeat protein yields the protein MSALLVVYLVLVFQHALLFIGTGAPAGVAIGVALIVFPIVGAWALYRELLFGFRTQKLVGLLRDDDLLPVDDLPKHPSGRPFRAAADADFETYRDEVEAAPESWQAWFRLGLAYDASGDRKRARKALRQAIALYEKA from the coding sequence ATGTCCGCCTTGCTGGTGGTCTACCTCGTGCTGGTGTTCCAGCATGCCCTGCTGTTCATCGGTACCGGTGCTCCGGCCGGAGTTGCAATCGGCGTCGCCTTGATCGTGTTCCCGATCGTCGGTGCCTGGGCGCTGTACCGTGAGCTCCTCTTCGGATTCCGCACCCAGAAGCTGGTGGGTCTGCTTCGAGACGACGACCTGTTGCCCGTGGATGATCTGCCCAAGCATCCCAGTGGCCGCCCGTTCCGCGCCGCCGCAGACGCGGACTTCGAAACCTACCGCGACGAAGTCGAGGCGGCTCCCGAGAGCTGGCAGGCGTGGTTTCGCCTGGGTCTCGCCTATGACGCCAGCGGCGATCGCAAGCGGGCACGGAAGGCCCTACGACAGGCGATCGCTCTCTACGAGAAGGCCTAG
- a CDS encoding TIGR01777 family oxidoreductase has translation MTDTHTVLIAGGSGFIGTEVARQLRSSGHVVVNLVRHPTHHPDERMWDPDAGWLNPETIERADAVINLSGASISRLPWTLAYKRVILESRVNATTTLASAINKAKNPPAVFLSGSAVGYYGNRPGELLTEASPIGEGFLPRVVDAWETASRLAEPATKVTNFRTGVVIGKGGLVATLRRIALLGGAGPLGSGEQHWPWISLHDEAAAIVHLLDSELSGPVNLAAPTPATASEVMRAIAELVHRPYWLPAPSWAIKAALADAGRELILSDQNESSQLIAADGFTFRDTSLDDTLSAALAT, from the coding sequence ATGACCGATACGCACACTGTTCTGATCGCCGGTGGGTCAGGCTTCATCGGCACCGAAGTCGCCAGGCAGCTCCGCTCATCGGGTCACGTCGTCGTGAACCTGGTGCGACACCCCACACACCACCCCGACGAACGCATGTGGGACCCGGATGCCGGATGGCTGAACCCCGAGACGATCGAGCGCGCCGATGCCGTGATCAACCTGTCTGGGGCGTCGATCTCGCGGCTGCCGTGGACGCTGGCCTACAAACGTGTGATTCTCGAATCGCGAGTCAATGCCACCACCACCCTCGCTTCAGCGATCAACAAGGCGAAGAACCCTCCCGCCGTCTTTCTCAGCGGCTCAGCGGTGGGTTACTACGGGAACCGTCCCGGCGAACTGCTCACCGAGGCATCACCGATCGGTGAGGGCTTCCTTCCGAGAGTCGTCGACGCCTGGGAGACCGCATCGCGCCTCGCTGAGCCTGCAACGAAGGTCACGAATTTCAGGACCGGTGTGGTGATCGGAAAGGGTGGCCTCGTCGCGACCCTCCGACGAATCGCGCTTCTCGGCGGTGCGGGACCCCTCGGCTCCGGTGAACAGCACTGGCCGTGGATCAGCCTGCACGACGAGGCGGCCGCGATCGTGCACCTGCTCGATTCGGAGCTGAGCGGGCCAGTCAATCTCGCCGCACCCACCCCGGCCACAGCATCCGAGGTCATGCGGGCGATTGCCGAGCTCGTGCACCGGCCCTACTGGCTGCCCGCGCCTTCCTGGGCCATCAAGGCTGCACTGGCGGACGCCGGGCGCGAACTCATCCTCTCCGACCAGAACGAGTCGTCACAGCTGATCGCAGCCGACGGGTTCACCTTCAGAGACACCTCACTCGACGACACACTGTCTGCCGCCCTCGCGACCTAG
- a CDS encoding DUF4395 domain-containing protein produces MSAASTSAKSATTSSRPAERRGIDPRGPRFSAGITAVLLIAVLLLGLGSTATPAESIGGRTAEPAFILLAVISALFAWGAFAGVRRHPYGLLFRALIRPRLPAPTELEDPKPPTFAQGVGFAITLAGLVLALAGVPYAVVIAAAAAFVAAFLNSVFGYCLGCQLYLLLIRVTKAQPALGA; encoded by the coding sequence TTGAGCGCCGCCAGCACCTCCGCGAAGTCTGCAACCACGTCGTCCCGCCCGGCAGAGAGACGCGGCATCGACCCGCGCGGACCTCGGTTCAGCGCTGGCATCACCGCAGTGCTGCTGATCGCTGTACTCCTGCTCGGACTCGGCTCGACCGCCACTCCAGCCGAATCGATCGGCGGTCGAACTGCAGAACCCGCCTTCATCCTGCTCGCGGTCATCAGTGCGCTGTTCGCCTGGGGTGCGTTCGCCGGTGTCAGACGTCACCCGTACGGCCTGCTCTTCCGTGCCCTCATCCGGCCGCGCCTTCCCGCGCCCACTGAATTGGAAGACCCAAAACCCCCGACCTTTGCCCAGGGTGTCGGCTTTGCCATCACCCTGGCCGGCCTTGTTCTCGCCCTCGCCGGTGTTCCGTACGCCGTGGTGATTGCAGCAGCTGCAGCCTTCGTGGCCGCATTCCTCAACTCGGTCTTCGGATACTGCCTCGGTTGCCAGCTGTACCTGCTGCTCATCCGGGTCACGAAGGCACAGCCGGCGCTCGGGGCCTGA
- a CDS encoding TlpA family protein disulfide reductase — MTLTTVLIVLALVGATTVVGLLWRRSQGTAVRTVDARQGPGGRSTSPSVPSIDLGNDTVSGGTAGLAESDFGTDITFGEHATLLQFSTEFCSTCPATRRRLGLLAEQYDDVHHVDVDLTHRGDLANRFRILQTPTTFILDRHGRITARIGGAPRPGAVEAELAALHSTRSVRSDH; from the coding sequence ATGACTCTGACCACTGTGCTCATCGTTCTCGCCCTCGTCGGTGCGACGACGGTGGTCGGATTGCTGTGGCGTCGAAGCCAGGGCACGGCTGTGCGAACAGTGGATGCCCGGCAGGGCCCAGGCGGACGCAGCACGTCACCATCGGTCCCCTCGATCGACCTGGGGAACGACACGGTGTCGGGCGGCACCGCAGGGCTCGCCGAATCGGACTTCGGAACCGATATCACCTTCGGGGAACACGCGACGCTCCTGCAGTTCTCGACTGAATTCTGCTCCACGTGCCCGGCTACGCGCAGGCGACTGGGTCTGCTGGCAGAGCAGTACGACGACGTGCATCACGTCGATGTCGACCTCACTCACCGTGGTGACCTGGCCAACAGGTTCCGCATCCTCCAGACGCCGACCACGTTCATTCTCGACCGACACGGTCGCATCACGGCCCGGATCGGGGGCGCTCCCCGCCCGGGTGCCGTCGAGGCAGAGCTCGCCGCACTCCACTCAACTCGATCAGTCAGGAGCGACCATTGA
- a CDS encoding alpha/beta hydrolase, whose protein sequence is MIEGPLVIALCSASVALLLFLVLVRPGLRWRRRSHSTALAVAAGVGALVGAAATWLTDDVLNLVGVDFSFATRLWIAATFAGVAVALCSFWRSRWYHKALGLCASVVFLMTGAVGINIDFGTYPTVNSLLGVSPYDSVSVPALAAAHDYPSPLSASWSAPADMPATGMVASVSIPATVSGFVARKALVYLPPAALTASPPVLPVVITLSGQPGSPSDPLVSGHLIESLDTFAQAHSGLAPIVVSPDQLGDAQNNPMCVDGALGNSATYLTVDVVNWIRSSLPVAAPGPEWGIAGFSQGGTCSIQLGAGHPELFGAILDVSGELVPANGEEQETIDSGFAGSRAAYLAALPESILKARAPYSTFAVFSAGQNDTIYQPDAVVMSDAARAAGMTVSYFVAPDSAHDYTTATYAFGRGFAELSAHWGL, encoded by the coding sequence ATGATCGAGGGTCCGCTCGTCATCGCTCTGTGCTCTGCCTCCGTGGCGCTCCTCCTCTTTCTGGTTCTCGTCAGGCCGGGGCTGCGATGGCGGCGGCGGTCGCATTCGACCGCGCTGGCCGTGGCGGCTGGCGTAGGTGCCCTGGTCGGCGCGGCCGCGACCTGGCTCACGGACGACGTGCTGAACCTCGTCGGTGTCGACTTCTCGTTCGCGACGCGGCTCTGGATTGCCGCCACGTTCGCCGGTGTCGCTGTGGCGCTGTGTTCGTTCTGGCGATCGCGGTGGTACCACAAGGCACTCGGCCTCTGTGCCAGTGTCGTGTTCCTGATGACGGGCGCAGTCGGAATCAACATCGATTTCGGAACGTACCCGACCGTCAACTCGCTGCTCGGCGTCAGCCCGTATGACTCTGTCTCGGTGCCCGCCCTTGCGGCGGCACACGACTACCCCTCACCCCTGTCGGCGAGCTGGTCGGCACCAGCGGACATGCCTGCGACGGGCATGGTCGCGTCGGTGAGCATTCCCGCGACGGTCTCGGGATTCGTGGCGAGAAAAGCGCTCGTCTACCTGCCGCCTGCTGCGCTCACTGCTTCGCCACCAGTACTCCCTGTCGTGATCACCCTTTCGGGCCAACCGGGATCGCCCTCCGACCCGCTGGTCTCCGGGCACCTCATCGAATCGCTCGACACCTTCGCCCAGGCCCATTCGGGTCTCGCGCCGATCGTGGTCTCACCCGACCAGCTCGGTGATGCGCAGAACAATCCGATGTGCGTCGACGGTGCCCTGGGTAACTCGGCGACGTATCTCACCGTCGACGTCGTGAACTGGATCAGGTCCTCGCTGCCGGTCGCTGCACCCGGGCCGGAGTGGGGTATCGCCGGGTTCTCACAGGGCGGTACCTGCTCGATCCAGCTCGGGGCAGGGCATCCGGAGCTCTTCGGGGCCATTCTCGACGTGTCGGGTGAGCTGGTGCCGGCGAACGGCGAGGAACAGGAGACCATCGACTCCGGGTTCGCAGGCAGTCGGGCGGCCTATCTCGCCGCGTTGCCGGAGTCCATCCTGAAGGCTCGTGCGCCCTATTCGACTTTCGCCGTCTTCTCGGCGGGCCAGAACGACACGATCTATCAGCCAGACGCAGTGGTGATGTCTGACGCTGCCCGGGCTGCCGGCATGACTGTCTCCTACTTCGTGGCTCCGGACAGTGCCCACGACTACACCACGGCGACGTATGCTTTCGGTCGTGGGTTCGCCGAACTCTCCGCTCACTGGGGGCTCTGA